Proteins from a genomic interval of Phlebotomus papatasi isolate M1 chromosome 3, Ppap_2.1, whole genome shotgun sequence:
- the LOC129806198 gene encoding uncharacterized protein LOC129806198, with protein MYRNSSTESEEEAGFTVGEPTLAEIKEYFSSQYCTAESSSSDSSGELSESFVELLNKREQELNMEKQCKYPFKRVPRTSEVPLSQDQDEAGPKCLWMTGIDDSFLAAEKLCEQTLEYNRYMSKDMPKSDFPDITVVDDETILNDVEPPSMLCEQTMIRGTPGKITMGNRPSTILEEATIASTDECSFYTAEIARTITRASSDESTTSTRDQSGDVIELSDESDESDAISQVASSVSSAAQNSTEDSTQESAQESTLNISREFNDTLEKVEYMLKKGEKLLKSQPNPSGMVTPPASSSSQGSGSSSGAVLKKTNTSGFKQPRIPSKIPQIRGKKYDYVKSPISAYIHKTPTVPLFTVSKPFEEKIRGASSPRTDLQEELKENLRSAGNSTPPKPRIFPKKACISAPYALIRDERESPNIPGGPKMHALLGDKVNPEKAPIVVRTMGKYKTMRLPPEVVEQERRKMSLTEDSMAELSIASGDVSIHVVKDAIKF; from the exons atgTACCGGAACAGCAGCACAGAGAGTGAAGAAGAAGCAGGGTTTACAGTTGGAGAGCCGACTCTTGCGGAAATAAAAGAGTACTTCAGCAGTCAGTACTGCACAGCTGAATCCAGCAGCTCAGATTCAAGTGGGGAGCTCTCTGAGAGTTTTGTGGAGCTGCTGAATAAACGTGAACAAGAACTGAACATGGAAAAGCAGTGCAAGTACCCATTTAAGAGAGTGCCAAGGACATCGGAAGTGCCTCTGTCGCAGGATCAAGATGAGGCTGGTCCGAAGTGTTTGTGGATGACAGGCATAGATGATAGCTTCCTGGCTGCTGAGAAGCTCTGTGAGCAGACCCTAGAGTACAATCGCTACATGTCCAAGGATATGCCAAAAAGTGACTTCCCGGACATCACTGTGGTGGACGATGAGACAATTCTCAATGATGTGGAGCCCCCGTCAATGCTCTGTGAACAAACAATGATCAGGGGGACTCCTGGGAAGATCACCATGGGAAACCGTCCTTCAACAATCCTCGAGGAAGCCACAATCGCCTCCACAGATGAATGCAGCTTCTACACAGCAG AAATTGCTAGGACGATCACAAGAGCCTCCAGTGATGAGTCCACAACGTCCACGAGGGATCAATCTGGAGATGTGATCGAATTGTCTGATGAGAGTGATGAATCGGATGCAATTTCCCAAGTTGCTTCTTCCGTTTCTTCGGCAGCTCAGAACTCAACAGAAGACTCGACCCAGGAATCAGCCCAGGAGTCAACACTGAACATCTCGAGGGAATTCAATGATACCTTGGAGAAGGTTGAGTATATGCTGAAGAAGGGCGAGAAATTGCTCAAGTCTCAGCCGAATCCGAGTGGAATGGTTACTCCTCCTGCATCGAGCAGTTCTCAAGGATCTGGGTCATCTTCCGGAGCTGTGCTGAAGAAGACGAACACAAGTGGCTTCAAACAGCCGAGAATCCCATCAAAGATACCACAGATTCGAGGGAAGAAGTATGATTACgtgaaaagcccaatttcagCATATATCCACAAAACCCCAACCGTTCCACTTTTCACGGTGTCTAAGCCATTTGAGGAGAAGATTCGTGGAGCCAGTTCTCCCAGAACGGATCTGCAGGAAGAGTTGAAGGAGAATTTGAGGTCAGCGGGAAATTCAACGCCTCCAAAGCCACGAATCTTTCCCAAGAAGGCTTGTATCTCGGCTCCCTATGCCCTGATCCGGGATGAAAGAGAGAGCCCAAACATTCCAGGAGGACCCAAGATGCATGCTCTCCTCGGGGACAAGGTCAATCCGGAAAAGGCTCCGATTGTGGTGCGAACCATGGGAAAATACAAAACAATGCGTCTGCCCCCGGAAGTTGTAGAGCAAGAAAGGAGAAAGATGTCCCTGACAGAGGACAGTATGGCAGAGCTGTCAATTGCATCCGGAGATGTCTCAATTCACGTGGTTAAGGATgcaatcaaattttaa
- the LOC129806201 gene encoding uncharacterized protein LOC129806201 — protein MFSKRPSKIPEELLNLDGKKEKKLSELAVNPVDLELDPTANIRELSDYIQSIDHPALKLPINALSKFSEEFEDYSNLRPPSPGISARDLHKIETESSQAEEEKMAHSGALQGYRRGLLDAAKASQASEEELFGQFVAKMLRTLSKPQRFDTMSKMSNILFENAIGSASKDPQDVLEDRNSKSD, from the exons A TGTTCAGCAAACGCCCCTCAAAGATCCCGGAAGAGCTGCTGAATCTGGACGGGAAGAAGGAGAAGAAATTGAGTGAATTGGCGGTGAATCCCGTTGATCTCGAACTCGATCCCACAGCAAATATCCGGGAGTTGAGTGACTACATTCAGAGCATCGATCATCCAGCTCTGAAGCTTCCCATAAACGCACTCAGCAAATTCTCCGAGGAGTTTGAGGATTACAGCAACTTGAGGCCTCCGTCGCCAGGGATCAGCGCTAGGGATCTGCATAAAATCGAGACAGAGTCTTCACAGGCTGAGGAAGAGAAGATGGCCCACAGCGGAGCTCTTCAGGGCTACAGGAGGGGCCTTCTGGATGCAGCAAAAGCTTCCCAGGCATCCGAAGAGGAGCTCTTTGGGCAGTTTGTGGCTAAAATGCTGAGGACATTGAGCAAACCCCAACGATTTGATACAATGTCCAAAATGTCCAACATCCTTTTTGAAAATGCCATTGGATCTGCTTCCAAGGACCCACAGGATGTCCTGGAAGATAGGAACAGCAAATCTGATTGA
- the LOC129806200 gene encoding pyruvate dehydrogenase [acetyl-transferring]-phosphatase 1, mitochondrial, with translation MATFVRKLRDFGAVDRHFLSHWRKYRSEIPKLSPHDVNLILRANEFTKDFSGGPVRYFDSNQLASNSPMEDARTEASCLYTSGFLVGVFDGHGGSACAQVSSKRILRYIAASLISPAELQKHLASEAKSYSFLQCHNDKLEFVPEIRDIYEDSFSRFAKDLLARQSNTSLEHVMEQAVMRLDGDMSREAMQHTSVRTLAVAMSGAVACVAHVDGCHLHVAGIGDCGAVLGSVNDSTGQWTARKLTTEHNAQNIGEVRRIMAEHPHSERDTVIRVDRLLGQLAPLRALGDFRYKWPRDTLQSVAGPHYGEAAVPPHYHTPPYLTAQPEIKYHRLEPRDKFLVLATDGLWDVLTPLQVVRLVGEHMNGKTFLQPLELPNRDIRLGELSQMLAHRRTGIPKKPMDKNSATHLIRNALGGTDYGIEHSKISHILSLPPDVVRLFRDDITVTVVYFNSEYLQSTLV, from the exons ATGGCGACTTTTGTGAGGAAATTGCGTGATTTCGGTGCTGTGGACAGACATTTCCTGAGTCACTGGCGAAAGTACCGCTCAGAAATACCCAAACTCTCCCCACACGAT GTGAATCTGATTCTCAGAGCAAATGAGTTCACAAAGGACTTTTCCGGTGGTCCTGTTCGATATTTTGACTCCAATCAGCTGGCATCGAATTCCCCCATGGAAGATGCACGAACAGAGGCCAGTTGCCTGTACACATCGGGCTTCCTTGTGGGAGTTTTCGATGGACACGGAGGGTCAGCTTGTGCTCAG GTCTCTTCCAAGAGGATCCTCCGCTACATCGCTGCCAGTCTCATCAGTCCGGCAGAATTGCAGAAGCACCTGGCCAGTGAGGCCAAGAGCTACTCCTTTCTGCAGTGTCACAATGATAAACTCGAATTCGTGCCCGAAATCCGGGACATTTACGAAGACAGCTTCAGTCGATTCGCCAAGGATCTTCTGGCCAGGCAATCGAACACTTCGCTGGAGCACGTGATGGAGCAGGCGGTAATGCGCCTGGATGGTGACATGTCCCGGGAAGCCATGCAGCATACAAGTGTCCGGACACTGGCTGTGGCCATGTCCGGAGCTGTAGCTTGTGTGGCTCATGTCGACGGTTGTCACTTGCATGTGGCTGGGATTGGGGACTGTGGGGCTGTTCTGGGATCTGTCAATGACTCAACGGGCCAGTGGACAGCCAGGAAACTCACCACGGAACACAATGCTCAAAACATTGGCGAG GTGAGACGCATCATGGCTGAACATCCTCACAGTGAACGCGACACAGTGATCCGGGTGGATCGGCTACTGGGCCAGCTGGCACCTCTGCGTGCCCTCGGGGATTTCCGCTACAAGTGGCCCCGGGACACGCTTCAGTCAGTCGCTGGTCCTCACTATGGAGAGGCCGCTGTGCCTCCCCACTACCACACCCCACCCTACCTAACAGCCCAGCCGGAGATCAAGTATCACCGGCTGGAGCCACGAGATAAGTTCCTGGTGCTGGCCACTGACGGACTCTGGGACGTCCTGACGCCCCTTCAAGTGGTTCGGCTAGTCGGGGAGCACATGAACGGCAAGACGTTCCTGCAGCCCCTCGAGCTACCGAACCGGGACATCCGACTAGGAGAACTATCCCAGATGCTGGCACATAGAAG GACAGGAATACCAAAGAAACCGATGGACAAAAATTCCGCTACTCATTTGATCCGGAATGCCCTCGGTGGAACTGACTACGGAATCGAACACTCAAAGATATCCCATATCCTATCCCTGCCGCCGGACGTTGTGCGTCTATTTCGGGACGACATCACCGTCACTGTCGTCTACTTCAACTCAGAGTACCTACAGAGCACTCTAGTGTGA
- the LOC129806199 gene encoding methyltransferase-like protein 17, mitochondrial: MKFSFTPIFFRQISKFATKPSVNLEQNVAKALENVEFKPRKHPGIVKVKTIKMPEFLEESIPKVIKDYPMASVCNDAEALDRYLWSRHPPPTLEEVKNKQEKFRAMLIEKHKYNFQEMSETERHHASNVLFQQVQTRLKKEVYSWKNVQYDEYRALQYLLGRSPGEYASMLRILTEIQERDPAFSPRSYFDFGSGVGSALWATINVWPKEKIFEYFMVDASSDMNDLSELILRRGNPDIEPMVRNYFYRQFLPATATNTYDLVVCSNSLFELPSKDARLKTLKTLWSKCENYMVIVERGTKAGFNLITEARNFILKIDPENCHVHSPCPHDSVCPRRFEDDGTPCNFTVKYENLSAFHKNRIQNEIFSYVVLRKKPRDLSRSEDSWPRIVRPVLVRAKHSICRMCTKEGKLQEVIFTSAKHGKLTYQCARRSNWGDRLPINIVNPDPEGAVQASESVESVERVESDELSEK, encoded by the exons ATGAAATTCTCTTTTACACCAATTTTCTTCCGGCAAATCTCAAAG TTTGCCACAAAACCATCAGTTAACTTGGAGCAAAATGTCGCAAAGGCACTAGAAAATGTTGAATTTAAACCGAGAAAACATCCTGGAATTGTCAAGGTAAAGACTATAAAAATGCCCGAATTCCTCGAGGAGAGCATCCCCAAGGTCATCAAGGATTACCCTATGGCTTCAGTGTGCAATGATGCTGAAGCACTGGACAGATATCTGTGGAGCCGGCATCCGCCTCCGACTCTCGAAGAGGTCAAGAACAAACAGGAAAAATTCCGAGCTATGTTGATTGAGAAGCACAAGTACAACTTCCAGGAGATGTCAGAGACTGAGAGGCATCATGCCAGCAATGTTCTGTTCCAGCAGGTGCAAACACGGCTGAAGAAGGAAGTTTATTCGTGGAAGAATGTTCAGTACGACGAATACAGAGCCCTACAGTACCTTCTGGGCAGATCTCCAGGGGAATATGCTTCGATGCTGAGGATCCTCACTGAGATTCAAGAGAGGGATCCAGCATTTTCCCCACGGAGTTACTTTGACTTTGGCTCAGGAGTAGGAAGTGCTCTCTGGGCCACGATAAATGTCTGGCCGAAGGAGAAGATCTTTGAGTACTTCATGGTGGATGCTTCCAGTGACATGAATGATTTGTCAGAGCTAATTCTCAGGCGAGGTAATCCTGACATTGAGCCAATGGTCAGGAATTACTTCTACAGACAATTCCTGCCCGCAACAGCGACAAATACTTACGATCTTGTGGTGTGCTCCAATTCGCTCTTCGAGCTGCCCTCGAAGGACGCCCGGCTGAAGACTCTCAAGACGCTGTGGTCAAAATGCGAAAACTACATGGTTATCGTGGAAAGAGGGACAAAAGCTGGATTTAATTTGATCACCGAAGCCAGGAATTTCATCCTGAAAATCGATCCAGAAAACTGCCATGTTCATTCTCCG TGTCCTCATGACTCCGTCTGTCCAAGGAGATTTGAAGATGACGGAACTCCGTGCAATTTCACTGTAAAATACGAAAATCTTTCTGCTTTCCACAAGAATCGcattcaaaatgaaatattcagCTACGTTGTACTGCGAAAAAAACCTCGAGATCTCAGCAGAAGTGAAGATTCCTGGCCAAGGATTGTACGTCCGGTTCTCGTACGCGCTAAACACTCCATCTGCCGGATGTGCACGAAAGAAGGAAAACTGCAGGAGGTGATTTTCACGAGTGCCAAGCACGGAAAACTGACCTATCAGTGTGCCAGAAGGAGCAACTGGGGAGACAGATTGCCCATCAATATTGTAAATCCAGATCCAGAAGGTGCAGTTCAGGCAAGTGAAAGTGTAGAAAGTGTCGAAAGAGTTGAAAGTGACGAGTTGAGTGAAAAGTGA